The Toxorhynchites rutilus septentrionalis strain SRP chromosome 3, ASM2978413v1, whole genome shotgun sequence genome includes a region encoding these proteins:
- the LOC129776671 gene encoding zinc finger protein 595-like: MSEKVVGAMENAVETAGTHYRNPGLKLEPIKTDESDSGNNLHDRERAEFVQEQIKLEPIDIKNEPSEIEFVQQLKQESIDVKNELFEHDDETICNNNKNKKSSPSSGKSRCRKERKTIPNKCYICDTMLESQSVLNDHLESHKDMIPYNCSQCSTEANPIEASNVTTLNKHFETHGFKYICLHCPLRYRTGSSLTYHVQKFHERKFNFNCEFCGRAFNNYQDHRAHVNIHKNLMMERFKCEPCQKLFQSKRLLLLHQKTLAHIGLVREKQNKTQSDVTNSEKVKSLQFIRRSRPGTLERKLLINVNGYDHNISEHMDNDKDSNPIVKKETIAIDGSRITINHDGELTVVNPEEPPQEVKIIPNKCFVCDTVFESASGFKGHLTRHRYMLPYKCAQCSTATNPIIFTTMILLNRHLESHSFNFICPHCPSRYRRKNSLIHHVKSIHINLKAGHSCETRRKALIDPGVDYQTQQHKWKFCQKYYTARSSLKRHQVMHVGQQLAPVYKEEEESQPEMTTVEMNNAVSGTAPQRSTMDPIEESHHILIQTENDKIVVMDPNDIEKTANCDKTTDQSNNGESFSNKKNESSHPDEPVEANRDARVGKTIPNKCYICGPVHENEDEFTEHLESHKSMLPYKCLQCSIEARTLLALNRHFQRHEFKYVCPHCPLRYRTDIWLTFHIQSIHGDQKVEYYCKTCGKGFNKNKYHLYRKHVNAHNDLALQRHKCEPCQKVFSLSSSLINHQASYSCKRNTKRKSQKSKSAQVMSKMFIEEKNNAGEVEAVEQIITTSSQVTNHNTVEQDASNSESSPMESNPSEFDGRMAAIFIQEQINLEPIDIKNEPPESDDEVMNDDEPTHSHNNENGNSSHFQGKPPCQERRKKTF, encoded by the exons ATGTCTGAGAAAGTAGTTGGTGCCATGGAAAATGCAGTTGAAACAGCTGGAACTCATTATAGAAATCCTGGCCTAAAATTAGAACCGATCAAAACAGACGAAAGCGATTCTGGGAATAATTTACACGATCGCGAAAGGGCAGAATTCGTTCAAGAGCAAATAAAACTGGAACCCATCGATATCAAAAACGAACCATCGGAAATCGAATTTGTAC AACAGCTCAAGCAGGAATCAATTGATGTCAAAAACGAGCTATTTGAACACGATGATGAGACGATTTGCaataacaacaaaaataaaaaatctagtCCTTCTAGTGGAAAATCACGATGCCGGAAAGAAAGGAAAACTATTCCAAACAAATGCTACATCTGCGATACAATGCTCGAAAGCCAGAGCGTTTTAAATGATCATCTCGAGAGCCACAAAGATATGATACCTTACAATTGCTCACAGTGTAGCACAGAAGCAAATCCCATTGAAGCATCCAATGTGACAACGCTCAACAAACACTTCGAGACGCACGGTTTCAAATACATTTGTTTACACTGCCCTTTACGCTATCGGACAGGTTCTTCATTGACGTATCATGTGCAGAAATTTCATGagcgaaaattcaattttaactgTGAATTCTGTGGGAGAGCATTCAACAATTATCAAGATCACAGGGCTCATGTTAACATTCACAAGAATTTGATGATGGAACGATTCAAATGCGAACCCTGCCAGAAGTTGTTCCAGTCGAAGCGTTTGCTCCTGCTGCATCAGAAGACTCTCGCGCACATTGGGCTTGTCC gtGAGAAGCAGAACAAAACACAATCGGATGTAACAAACTCGGAAAAGGTGAAATCATTGCAATTCATACGGCGAAGTAGGCCCGGAACATTGGAACGAAAACTTCTCATCAACGTGAATGGATATGATCATAACATTTCGGAACACATGGACAATGACAAGGACTCAAATCCAATCGTGAAAAAAGAAACAATAGCTATAGACGGTTCGAGAATAACGATAAATCATGACGGGGAACTCACTGTTGTTAATCCGGAGGAACCCCCGCAAGAAGTGAAAATCATTCCAAACAAATGCTTCGTTTGTGATACTGTTTTCGAAAGCGCAAGTGGTTTCAAAGGTCATCTCACGAGGCACAGATATATGTTACCCTACAAATGTGCGCAGTGTAGCACTGCGACAAACCCTATTATCTTTACCACCATGATACTTCTCAATAGACATCTGGAATCACACAGCTTCAACTTTATTTGTCCACACTGCCCGTCACGATATCGAAGAAAAAATAGCCTAATACATCACGTGAAGAGCATCCATATAAATTTGAAAGCTGGACACAGCTGCGAAACACGAAGAAAAGCTTTGATCGATCCTGGTGTCGATTATCAGACGCAACAACACAAATGGAAATTTTGCCAAAAGTATTACACTGCACGAAGTAGCTTGAAGAGGCATCAAGTAATGCACGTGGGGCAGCAACTGGCGCCTGTTT ataaagaagAAGAGGAGTCACAACCTGAGATGACAACCGTTGAGATGAACAATGCAGTCTCTGGAACAGCGCCACAAAGAAGTACTATGGACCCAATAGAagaatctcatcatattttgaTACAGACTGAAAACGATAAAATCGTTGTAATGGATCCAAACGATATAGAGAAAACTGCTAACTGCGATAAAACCACGGATCAATCGAATAACGGGGAAAGCTTTAGTAACAAGAAAAACGAATCTAGTCACCCCGATGAACCTGTAGAAGCTAATCGGGATGCCAGAGTTGGGAAAACTATTCCAaacaaatgctacatttgtgGTCCAGTTCATGAGAACGAAGACGAGTTTACCGAACATCTAGAGAGCCACAAGAGTATGTTACCGTATAAATGTTTGCAGTGTAGTATAGAGGCCCGTACCTTGCTAGCACTCAACAGACATTTCCAAAGGCACGAATTCAAATACGTTTGTCCACACTGCCCGCTACGGTACCGGACTGATATTTGGTTAACATTTCACATTCAAAGTATTCACGGAGATCAGAAAGTTGAATACTATTGCAAAACCTGCGGGAAGGGTTTTAACAAAAACAAGTACCACTTGTATCGGAAACATGTCAACGCTCACAACGATCTAGCTTTGCAACGCCACAAGTGCGAACCCTGTCAGAAAGTTTTCTCGCTCAGCAGTTCTCTAATCAATCATCAGGCATCTTATTCATGCAAAC GTAATACAAAAAGGAAATCGCAAAAGAGTAAATCCGCTCAAGTAATGAGCAAAATGTTTATTGAAGAGAAAAATAATGCCGGAGAAGTTGAAGCTGTGGAACAAATAATTACCACAAGCTCACAAGTCACTAATCATAACACTGTGGAGCAGGATGCGAGTAATAGCGAAAGTTCACCTATGGAATCGAATCCAAGTGAGTTCGATGGGAGGATGGCtgcaattttcattcaggaacAAATAAATCTAGAACCCATCGATATCAAAAATGAACCGCCGGAATCCGATGACGAAGTAATGAATGATGACGAGCCAACTCACAGCCACAACAACGAGAATGGCAATTCTAGCCATTTCCAGGGGAAACCACCATGTCAGGAGCGCCGGAAAAAG ACATTCTGA